Below is a window of Planktothrix tepida PCC 9214 DNA.
TCTTAGTCGTAATCCGTTCTAATTCTCCCCATTCAATGATCCAGTTTTGGTGAAGTTTTAGCCGTTCATCTTTTTCTTTGAAGTCCCCCATATCGTCACAAAAATAGGTTTCACCGGATAACACTTTAAAAAAGCTACTCTTAAAAAGTCCCTGGTGATTAGATTGAAGAATTAAGGTGTTTTCCTGTTGACAACCTGGGTCATAGATTCGGGCGACGGCAGCTATAAGAAATTTCTTGAAATAAGTTTGATAAATTTCATCAGATACACCGAAGTATCGCTGTGCAATACCGTCCAGAATTTTTGTATCGGAGTGTTTTTGATAGCACGTTTCTAAATAATCATGAATGGGGTTGTAAGCATTGTCTTTGGCAATTTTAAATATAATCGCCTCAAGTTGGCTACTTCCTATTCTCCTACCCCCAACTTTTAGCTCTAAACCAAGTTCTAGGGCTAGTTCTAATTCAAGGCATTCCAAGTCTAACTCGTTACCATCAAGCTCAATATTATTGTTCATCAAGTTAAGTCTAATTCTATCGCCTATAATGTCTTGTGCCTTCTCAAATGCCTTGATTAAAGCAGGTTTCTTAAGATATTGCGGTTCTGTTCCGTTGTCATTACTGCCATTACTGCCATTACTGTTGTTATTAACTATGTGGGGATAGAATTTAGTGCCGTTATCGTTGCCGTTACTGTTACGTTTCCAGGCTTTGATACAGTTTTTTATGGCATCAGAAGGTAAAGAAGCTGTAGGGCTATCTGCCTTTTCTCCAAATTTCCAAAGGTTTTCTCTCTCTTTACCAGAAAGGGGAGGATTGCAGCGATCGCAAAAATCATCATACAGTTGTCGTGCCGTTCCACTAAACCGAATATCTGAATTTCTTAGATAGGTTTCACACCCAATTAATCCTAAAACTAATTTCTTAGCGGTTTCGTTTCGGGTTCCTTGATTCGCTCCGTGATCAATCAAATCTCGCTCGTTTAAACTGAGGCATTGATAAAGGGGGATTTCATCATAAAATTCAGTCGTAAAACTGGGGGATACTGGTTCCTCTAAAGTTTTTTCAATGGGGCTCGGTTTCGTTTTCTCTACGACTAACATTTGCTCAATCACCCAATTTGGTGCTTGAGCAATGGCTGTATTTTCTATTGAGTTAATCCATTTGTAAATTTTAGTTTCTGGGTGAACACTGGGAGGTAAAACCGACTGACAACCATTCCAACGTAGTTCTAATAAAACCTCTTTACCGTTACCCCCAATTTCTCCGGTATTCAGTTTTTTAGTAGTGATTGCATCCCAGTATTCTGAGGGGATTTGATAAAGGTATTGAGCGCGACCTTCAAGCCCACTGGAGAAACTGACGGTGTGGGGTAAACCGCCTAAATTTTTAGCAAAATCGTGGGCTGCTTTTCCATCACAATCTACGGCTACAATTCCTCCGTTAATTTTCCCAGTTAGTAGCCCATATCCTTTTGCTTTTCCTGATTTAATCTCTTTGACTAAAAGGGGACTATCTGGAAAAAAACCGCTTTTAGTCCAATCTTTTTGATATGGCTGTTTATTGCCATTAACGGGGCATAAACAAAAATTGTGGGGTAATATTGTTAGCCCATCAATTAATAAGTCAATTAAGCTTGTTTTTGTAGAGGTCATAATGTTAGAATGAGTGAAATGAACGGATTATGAAATAGCACCCTGGTTAACTCCCCCTCTTTTGAGGGGGATTCTTTTTTTAGCTGAAACATTTGTTAACTAAAGCAAGCGAAAACTGGGCGCGTTGATTTTGTGAGCCGCCTGTAATTTCATCGAGTTCAGTTAAGGTTTTTTCAACTAGATTGTCTAGTTGAACGTCAACATCATCATCAGGTGATGAACCTCCCCACATTTCATTCAACAATTCTTTTA
It encodes the following:
- a CDS encoding VapE domain-containing protein, whose product is MTSTKTSLIDLLIDGLTILPHNFCLCPVNGNKQPYQKDWTKSGFFPDSPLLVKEIKSGKAKGYGLLTGKINGGIVAVDCDGKAAHDFAKNLGGLPHTVSFSSGLEGRAQYLYQIPSEYWDAITTKKLNTGEIGGNGKEVLLELRWNGCQSVLPPSVHPETKIYKWINSIENTAIAQAPNWVIEQMLVVEKTKPSPIEKTLEEPVSPSFTTEFYDEIPLYQCLSLNERDLIDHGANQGTRNETAKKLVLGLIGCETYLRNSDIRFSGTARQLYDDFCDRCNPPLSGKERENLWKFGEKADSPTASLPSDAIKNCIKAWKRNSNGNDNGTKFYPHIVNNNSNGSNGSNDNGTEPQYLKKPALIKAFEKAQDIIGDRIRLNLMNNNIELDGNELDLECLELELALELGLELKVGGRRIGSSQLEAIIFKIAKDNAYNPIHDYLETCYQKHSDTKILDGIAQRYFGVSDEIYQTYFKKFLIAAVARIYDPGCQQENTLILQSNHQGLFKSSFFKVLSGETYFCDDMGDFKEKDERLKLHQNWIIEWGELERITTKKGAGTIKNFLSTREDQIRPPYARKNLKMKRQSVIVGTANPKELLYDNTGSRRYWVIPVSQSIPLNLLREERDAIWGAAVALYKAGENWWLNSDEQQQSDTANENFQAGNFLQEEIEDYLVDKTQVSTKELLAAVEKLGFAVDNPQTLKIVETQIKAAMTKLKWERCRLSTEGRPRGYRSPAVVAPELEPTKNAIPNNSECVETQPVQPVPVDVVRVPSSEVSQQPIDFHTLKTGDILFGVDGKPQQLTKAVRGMWETHRGCLVSLNDIREGQYHLPTIKDVTRLIKETIAERNKEKAIWLMESENFGGGSFTQLIIDALEKNPSLEKICEYDSWGVQP